The following nucleotide sequence is from Gammaproteobacteria bacterium.
GTTAGGGCATAACGATGTTGCCGTATTAGATGGAGGCATTGATAAGTGGGTCGCAAGTGGCTTACCAGTAGACACAGATGTCCCGCAAAGGGCGGCTGGTTCTTTTCGCGGTGAAGCAAATAATGATATGTGGGTGAAGGTTGAGTTTGTTCAAGAAGAAATAGCACAAAGTAAAATTAACCTAATAGATGCAAGATCAGACGAAAGATTCACCGCAGCAGACAGTAAAACAGATCCGGTTGCAGGTCATGTGCCTGGCGCAATGAATTTTCCTTTTTCTGACAATCTCTCGAAGCAAGGGGTGTTTTTATCTGCAGAAACATTGCAAAAGCGTTTTTCATCAATGGTTTCAAATATCGAAAATAAACAAGTTGTTAGTATGTGTGGCTCGGGAGTTACTGCCTGTCATAATTTGCTAGCAATGAGTATTGCGGGCTTACCGATGGCGCGTTTATTTGTTGGTTCATGGAGCCAATGGATCAAAGATAAAAGTCGACCAGTGGCGACTGGTAAAGCATAAGTATCTCGAATAAATTGTAAAAAGCTGTATATAGTATTGAAATATAGTTACTTTAGCGTCTTCGTCATGCCGCTAGACCCGCTTATAAGCTAGATTCTAGAGATCCCTCACATCGTCAATTACTATTTATAGTGTATATAAAAGGTGTTCAACGTGAAGCATGCGTTGAATGTATTTGCGTATCCTTAATAAATAGGCAAACAACATTTCTCAAGTTAGTCCTCATATGGCGGCAACTACGACGTCCGTGGAATTGCCCAACAATGCGGCTGCATCGCTTTTAGATGCCGGCTCGTTACCATTTGCTGTTGTACTTCTGAGTGCCAACGATGGCACCGTAGTATTTGCAAATCATCTTATGAGCGTGATTCTGAGA
It contains:
- a CDS encoding sulfurtransferase → MTYQTIISVEDLNNNISNQDWFVFDCRFLLKDPAGGLQKYNKNHISGAQFADMDTDLASPMTPISGRHPLPNPDELIKKLQSWGVSNSSQVICYDDISGAFAARMWWLLKWLGHNDVAVLDGGIDKWVASGLPVDTDVPQRAAGSFRGEANNDMWVKVEFVQEEIAQSKINLIDARSDERFTAADSKTDPVAGHVPGAMNFPFSDNLSKQGVFLSAETLQKRFSSMVSNIENKQVVSMCGSGVTACHNLLAMSIAGLPMARLFVGSWSQWIKDKSRPVATGKA